In a single window of the Olivibacter sp. SDN3 genome:
- a CDS encoding polysaccharide pyruvyl transferase family protein, with amino-acid sequence MNSIYFVPASQTENTGDLLINKVAIQLMGKYGQIILEDNNTDRWFIDELRGKQDRLLSEVTHASLDRHLLSKLARSIFSKNKVYLVLAPGHTSRQGKEGADRLRKRSTRLLLFKALGLRIVRVGFSIGPFDDVNMQAEAFHSKVYFFYGVRDKESVKMAIEGKFKKPQLFPDLAWSYEPPINVSPPDKDQYIILSFRSNSYGKVHDERYFQPYVERVKAILKSFSDLKLRVIISYQVKYDREASFVLQKALMEDFDVEVIDRKLLLEEAAGLYNKALFVISNRLHVLLFALQCNTISFPLIDPVDNKKIYHIWKDNQMAEAVMDINEKSERNVAIMQKGVADRRFVLDPFIKARQQNEQLIQKYLSAIFN; translated from the coding sequence ATGAATAGCATATATTTTGTGCCCGCTTCTCAGACAGAGAACACGGGAGATTTATTGATAAATAAAGTAGCCATTCAATTGATGGGGAAGTATGGCCAAATTATATTAGAAGATAATAACACCGATCGCTGGTTTATTGATGAGTTAAGGGGAAAACAAGATCGATTACTTTCAGAAGTAACCCATGCATCGTTGGATAGACATCTTTTAAGTAAGTTGGCCAGGTCGATATTCAGTAAAAATAAGGTATATCTGGTGTTGGCCCCGGGGCATACCTCTAGGCAGGGTAAAGAGGGCGCTGACCGGTTAAGAAAAAGGAGCACGCGTTTACTTCTTTTTAAGGCCTTGGGTTTACGTATTGTACGGGTCGGGTTCTCCATAGGACCGTTTGACGATGTTAATATGCAGGCCGAAGCTTTTCATTCGAAGGTTTATTTTTTCTATGGCGTACGCGATAAAGAATCCGTAAAAATGGCTATAGAAGGTAAATTTAAAAAACCTCAACTGTTTCCCGATTTAGCGTGGAGTTATGAACCGCCTATTAATGTCTCTCCACCAGATAAAGATCAATATATTATCTTAAGTTTTAGATCCAATTCTTATGGGAAAGTACATGATGAGCGTTACTTTCAACCTTATGTGGAGCGGGTAAAAGCGATCTTGAAATCTTTTTCAGATCTAAAGCTGCGTGTAATAATCTCCTATCAGGTGAAATATGATCGCGAAGCTTCGTTTGTATTGCAAAAAGCGTTAATGGAAGATTTTGATGTAGAAGTTATCGATAGAAAACTATTATTGGAGGAGGCAGCAGGACTTTACAATAAAGCGCTCTTTGTTATCAGTAACCGATTACATGTTTTGTTGTTTGCTCTACAGTGTAATACCATTTCTTTTCCATTGATTGATCCTGTTGACAATAAGAAAATCTATCATATTTGGAAAGATAACCAAATGGCTGAAGCGGTAATGGACATCAATGAGAAGTCAGAGCGCAACGTTGCCATTATGCAGAAAGGTGTAGCTGATAGGCGTTTTGTTTTAGATCCATTTATCAAAGCCCGTCAACAAAACGAGCAGCTAATACAAAAGTATCTGTCGGCCATTTTTAACTAA